The following are encoded in a window of Pygocentrus nattereri isolate fPygNat1 chromosome 5, fPygNat1.pri, whole genome shotgun sequence genomic DNA:
- the cuedc2 gene encoding CUE domain-containing protein 2: MELQKIIHDALYDFVQSHIPHADLSTLDDVLLSYITGVLEDLGSQTSVEENFDVEVFVEMLEAYIPGFSDIDSVQVCEMMFNLASKLASARNTGSFEMKTGEMNGSLTVSAHGASVQKTHNHLSQVEGATAKTSISEWDKQEQHLLEMFPKCSVTEARSALSIAKGDMEEAVRLIIEGDVQLNHTPPPNANQGKNVSAQADDKLKASILEKYMLVDSEEDKKIHRPVIPKDAPKKLVRYHGSQVVTTKGERYHLVKKDESEDMKKTYVSLKPARKYRFH, translated from the exons ATGGAGCTTCAGAAAATCATTCATGATGCATTGTACGACTTCGTCCAGTCACACATACCGCATGCAGATCTGAG CACTCTAGACGACGTGCTGCTTTCGTACATCACTGGGGTGCTGGAAGATCTGGGCTCTCAAACAAGCGTTGAGGAAAACTTTGATGTCGAGGTGTTTGTTGAAATGCTGGAAGCTTATATTCCGGGATTTTCTGATATTGACAG CGTTCAAGTCTGTGAAATGATGTTTAATTTGGCCTCGAAGTTAGCCTCGGCACGGAATACAG GATCGTTTGAGATGAAAACTGGAGAGATGAATGGTTCCTTGACAGTCTCAGCCCACGGAGCCTCAGTACAGAAGACGCACAACCACTTATCACAAGTAGAGGGAGCCACAGCAAAG ACAAGCATTTCTGAGTGGGATAAACAGGAACAGCACCTTCTGGAGATGTTTCCTAAGTGCAGTGTGACAGAAGCCAGAAGTGCATTGTCTATTGCTAAAGGAGACATGGAGGAAGCTGTTCGACTCATCATTGAGGGAGATGTACAGCTCAATCACACTCCTCCTCCCAAC gcaaaccAAGGAAAGAACGTCTCTGCCCAGGCGGATGATAAACTTAAAGCGagcattttggaaaa ATATATGCTGGTAGATAGTGAGGAAGATAAGAAAATTCACAGACCGGTCATACCAAAAGAT GCCCCAAAGAAGCTGGTGCGTTATCATGGCAGCCAGGTGGTGACTACCAAGGGAGAGCGCTATCATCTAGTCAAGAAAGATGAATCAGAGGATATGAAAAAGACTTATGTTAGCCTCAAGCCAGCACGCAAATACCGCTTTCATTGA
- the hif1an gene encoding hypoxia-inducible factor 1-alpha inhibitor, which translates to MATATVVEADPTSNDGASAFSGVHSPGWTDSQLRKYPFQTRQIPRLSHTDPRAEILIDNEEPVVLTDTNLVYPALKWDTNYLQENIGNGDFSVYISENHKFLYYDEKKMSNFENFVPKSRRIEMKFSEFVEKMHQTEEQGGKERVYLQQTLNDTVGRKIVVDFLGFNWNWINKQQTKRNWGQLTSNLLLIGMEGNVTPAHYDEQQNFFAQIKGHKRCILFPPDQFECLYPFPVHHPCDRQSQVDFENPDYEKFPEFKNVLGYEAVVGPGDVLYIPMYWWHHIESLLNGGVTITVNFWYKGAPTPKRIEYPLKAHQKVAIMRNIEKMLGEALGDPHEVGPLLNMMIKGRYEQGPS; encoded by the exons ATGGCAACGGCCACAGTGGTAGAAGCCGACCCTACGTCCAACGACGGTGCTAGCGCTTTTTCAGGTGTTCATAGTCCAGGCTGGACTGACTCTCAGCTTCGAAAGTACCCCTTCCAAACAAGACAGATCCCTCGTCTGTCTCATACGGACCCCCGCGCAGAGATCCTTATCGACAACGAG GAGCCTGTCGTGTTAACAGATACCAACTTGGTGTACCCTGCACTCAAGTGGGACACAAATTACTTGCAAGAGAATATTGGGAATGGGGACTTCTCAGTGTACATTTCTGAAAACCACAAATTCTTGTATTAtgatgagaagaaaatgtcaaacTTCGAGAACTTTGTGCCAAAGTCACGCCGAATAGAAATGAAGTTTTCAGAGTTTGTAGAAAAGATGCATCAAACAGAAGAGCAGGGTGGAAAAGAGAG agtatacTTGCAACAAACCCTGAATGACACAGTTGGGCGAAAAATTGTTGTGGATTTCCTGGGATTCAACTGGAACTggatcaacaagcagcaaaccaAAAGAAACTGGGGACAGCTAACGTCTAATCTGCTGCTCATAGGCATGGAAG GAAATGTGACACCAGCACATTATGATGAGCAGCAAAACTTCTTCGCACAAATCAAAGGTCACAAAAGGTGCATCCTCTTTCCTCCAGACCAGTTTGAGTGTCTCTACCCCTTCCCTGTTCATCATCCATGTGACAGGCAGAGCCAG GTTGATTTTGAAAACCCTGATTATGAAAAGTTTccagaatttaaaaatgtcctGGGATATGAGGCTGTTGTTGGACCAGGTGATGTACTGTACATCCCAATGTACTG gtGGCATCACATTGAGTCCTTGTTAAATGGAGGAGTAACAATTACTGTCAACTTCTGGTATAAG GGAGCTCCCACTCCAAAGAGGATAGAATACCCACTGAAAGCACATCAGAAGGTGGCCATTATGAGGAACATTGAAAAGATGTTGGGAGAGGCCTTGGGGGACCCACATGAG GTTGGCCCATTACTGAACATGATGATCAAGGGACGATACGAGCAAGGTCCCAGTTAA